CAACCCTGAAGAAGCTGATCGATCGACCGAACGAGAAGTTGCTGGTCGTTTCGCCGTCAGGCTACGACTACCCAAGTCCCGGGCACTGAGGATCTGCCCGCTTTGCATGGTCAGTTGTGGATGGTTTACACGCAGAGGGGCGTAGTCTGAGGCGATCTTCTTAACCTAAGCGGAGGCACTGAAATTCGGTGACGTCCCTGAGAGCCTCCCCAGGGCTTACGCGCTGGGCCAAAAGCTATGCCGCCTTAGCGGGCTGGGTTCGTGCTCTCACCCAGACGTTATCTCAACCGCTGTGGATCAGCGGCCGTGATGCCGGGTGTGGGCAGCGGTTGCGATTGGCTGATTCCACGTCCCTCTACAATTGTATAAATGGCATCGGCTGCAACACTGCGTAGCGTTTCCACTTTGCCACTGGGCCAATTGACCTGCACAGAATCTATGGTGGTGTTGCCGCCCAAGCCGAAATGTAAACGCAAATCGTTTTGCGAAAGATAGCTCGATCCGCCGTGCACTTCGTCCATTTGGACCATCTTTCCGGTGTGCACGGTCACACGCGCACCGACTGCGGCACGGTTGCTCTTGGTGCCGACCAGCTTCAACAACACGCGATGGTTGCGGCTGTCGTTGTGATTCATCAGCACGGTTGGAGATCCGTCCATGTTCAGCACCACTACGTCAACATTGCCATTGTTGGTGATATCGCCGAGGGCGGCGCCGCGGCGCGACTGTGGTGGAAGGCCGGCGAGACCGGCGACACTTGAAACTTCATCGAAGGTGCTATCGCCGTTGTTTCTGTAGAGCAGCAGGGGCTGCCGATAAGGAGCGCTGCCGGGAACGGCGTCAATTTGCGGATAGACGTGGCCGTTGGCCACAAAAATATCGGGCCAACCGTCGTTGTCCATGTCGAAAAAGGCGGTGCCCCATCCAACCAAAGGATAGCTGGCCTGGGCCAGCCGGGCCTTCCAACTGATGTCGTCAAAGCCCTCGACGCCGAGGTTGTGGTAGAGATTGTTCACCTGCTCCGCGAAGTTGGTGACGAACATGGAAAACCGGCCACTGTGATCGTAGTCGCCGAAATCCACCCCCATGGAGCCAACCGCCTGGCCATCGGGATCGAGGGCTGCGCCCATCAGCATGGCAACGTCGCTGAAGGTGCCATCGTGATTGTTGTGGTACAGATATTTGGGAGTGGAGTCGTTGGCCACGAACAGATCAGGCCATCCGTCGTTGTCGTAATCTCCCCATACCACACCCAGGCCATAGTATCCCGCGGGATCGCTGACTCCGGCTTTCTTGGAAACTTCTTCGAAAGTGCCGTCCCCGCGGTTATGAAACAGCAGGTCGGTTTCACCGACCATGCCCCACGGGCCACACTGCACGGCTACCGCTTTGTAGCGGCAAAACTGCGCGCTGCCCGGCTCAGGAAGATGATCAATATCAACATGCACGTAGCGTGAGACGAACAGATCCACATTGCCGTCGCGGTCGTAGTCTGCCCACGCTGCGCCGGTGCTGAAGCCGCCGCCGCGCACGCCGGCTCTGTCGGTGACGTCCTCGAAGGTGCAATTGCCCTTATTGCGATAAAGCGCATTTCCGCCATAACCAGTGACATAGAGGTCGAGCTGGCCGTCGTTATCGAAGTCGGCGACGGCAACTCCCATCCCCCAACCTTTGCGGCTGAGTCCGGCGGACTTGGTGATGTCGGTGAACTTGCCGTTGGGTTCCTGGTGATAAAGCGTCACCAAAGGATCGCCACCCTGGCGGTAGCGTTCGACGGTGGAACCATTCACGACGACCAGGTCCGGGCGACCATCATTGTCACAATCGAAAAGGCCGAGACCGCCGCTCATGGATTCAATTACGTAACGTTTATCGGGAGTGGCGATGTGGGGGGCCGTGACGCCAAGTTCAGCCGCGACATCCTCAAACTTGGGCACCGGCACGGAACTGGCAGGCTTCTTCTTCCTTGCGGGGGGCGGAGGAGGTGCTTTGCCGACTACTGGCCCCGCCGCTGGCGGATTCGCGGGCGGCTTCTGGG
The Terriglobales bacterium DNA segment above includes these coding regions:
- a CDS encoding CRTAC1 family protein yields the protein MAAVALWVLAALVCSPLLHAQKPPANPPAAGPVVGKAPPPPPARKKKPASSVPVPKFEDVAAELGVTAPHIATPDKRYVIESMSGGLGLFDCDNDGRPDLVVVNGSTVERYRQGGDPLVTLYHQEPNGKFTDITKSAGLSRKGWGMGVAVADFDNDGQLDLYVTGYGGNALYRNKGNCTFEDVTDRAGVRGGGFSTGAAWADYDRDGNVDLFVSRYVHVDIDHLPEPGSAQFCRYKAVAVQCGPWGMVGETDLLFHNRGDGTFEEVSKKAGVSDPAGYYGLGVVWGDYDNDGWPDLFVANDSTPKYLYHNNHDGTFSDVAMLMGAALDPDGQAVGSMGVDFGDYDHSGRFSMFVTNFAEQVNNLYHNLGVEGFDDISWKARLAQASYPLVGWGTAFFDMDNDGWPDIFVANGHVYPQIDAVPGSAPYRQPLLLYRNNGDSTFDEVSSVAGLAGLPPQSRRGAALGDITNNGNVDVVVLNMDGSPTVLMNHNDSRNHRVLLKLVGTKSNRAAVGARVTVHTGKMVQMDEVHGGSSYLSQNDLRLHFGLGGNTTIDSVQVNWPSGKVETLRSVAADAIYTIVEGRGISQSQPLPTPGITAADPQRLR